AACGGCAATACCCATCTCGAACGGGAGCTCGTCGCCGTCCATCTATCAACCACAAGACAAGTCTTGTGATTGCTCAGAAGAGAGGTAAAGGAGGCAACTTTAAATGGATATAATGATGATAAAGAGAAACTGAAAAAACCCTTTTACTCTTTTTATTTTCTAAGAAGGTCCTCTCATTCACTCTGATTCTCCTGATGGTCGTTTTGGTGTCTCGTTGATCTCCAAAGTCTTTTGTGTTGTGTCCAATGTCCACCGCTTTGAATGGTTGTACTATATCATTTGTATTTATTTATTTTTATTTTTCTTCTTTTTGGCCTTATCTAAATCTGGTTGCGACCGGGATTGAGTCCAAGTTCGTAATGGGTGATTAGGGTCTCCTAAACAATATAATTGTTTTTTAATCAAAGAGAATATAAATCTAAACTATTAAAACAGTAACTAGATTTTGACCCGCGCTTAAAAAGCGCGGGTTTTTCTTTGGATTGTAAACAAAATTTTTGAATTTGTATTTTAAAATTGTTTTCTAATATCATGTTAAAAAGTCATATTATATTCAAAAGAAATTTTCTTAAAATTATATAATTTACCAATTAGTTTATTTAAGATTTTGTATACATGATCTTATATAACTCTCTCTTAGGCCTAGACATTTACCAGACCCGGAAATTAAACCGAAATATAGGTGCTATTTGGGTTTCGATCCATGGTAAAGTACATATTTTTCTGGACCCGCGGATCCTTGTTCGAGTCCGGATCCTACCCGAGGGTTGATTAGTACCCGAAGTACTTGAAATGTTTTGTGTAAATTAGGTATATTTGGATATTTTGAGGTATTACATATACTTTTTAATTTTGGGTTCATTTTTCCGATTACGGGTTTCGGGCAAAATTCCATATTTAAAAAACATATTTCGGGTATTGAAAAAATTTCGGTATTTTTCGGTTCCTCTGGTCAGATTTTAGGTAAATTTATGGGTCTTTTAGATATTTAAATATTTTTTTGTATTTGTTTGAGTTTTCAGGTTTTTTGGTGTTTTGGTATTTTTTAAGTTTTCGGGTACTTCAAATTTTTCGGGTCTTAAATACCCAAACTAATCCATTCCCATTTTTTAACACATCCAGTCCCGTTACATATCCAAAAATTATAGGTGTTTTACAGGTATTTGAATTATGAACCCGAACATATCGGAACCCGAAAGAACCGACCTGGACACATACCAGAAATTTTCAAATACCTAGTTATGTCCAGATTTTTAGGATCAGAAGAACTCAGACCCGAAAGAAACCGATTTGTACCCGACTCGAATGCCCTAACCTACTCTTTGATTATTTTTGTGTGCATTTTATAAGACCTTAAGATTTATTTAGCAGATTTTTTTGGCTAATTTAATAGTATAGATTTGTAAGGTTTTTAATAATTTTTAAATTTATCTTAAATAACATTTTTTATTATAATTTTTTTATAGAGAATAATTTAATGTAAAATATATAATTTTGTTTTTAACAGGTGGTTACTTAAGTTTTTTTTATTAAATTTGATTTTGTAAAATATTTGGAACTATATAATGTAAGATGACATAGTATAATATAACGTATGATATATGTTAACTTTTAAATAAGTTTCAAAATATATTAATTGGTTTAGAAGTCGATAGTATAGGAATGATATTGTTTTGGTTCGTGGGTTAGTCGACCAAAATAGTTGTATTGTTAGCAAATTGTCCAAGTAAGATTACCGTAATATTTGATAAATAATATGGTTAACTCACTAAAGGAAAGGAGTAAAAGTTGGTATATACGGTGTAATGTTATAGACTAACATTTTGTTACAAAAATATAAGGTAAGACCAAAAAAATAGGTAAGTCTAGTGAAAGAGTCCAAACAACATTTTATAAGTAGATTTTTTAGAACTCCTTCTCTTTTAATAGTATTGATACACTTTGAATTTAATCCTGAGTTTTTCTCAGTAATTACAATCATATGTCACTGTTTGCTACACAGTCGTTTTGTACAAAAAAATTCACCTAAACATTATGTTTTCTACACCGCAATATTCACGGGTTTTTCTCGACTTATGCTATATTGTTTCGGCCTTTGGGCTTATTACATATTCGTGGTCCAGATCATAAACAATTTTTCTATTTTTCCGATCCAAAATATTTTCGTATGCGATCTGCAGCTCAGTTTGCAAAGTCAAGTGATAAATAATATAAAATGTTTACATAATCTATAAATAATTTCTAAAACAAAGGTTTAAATATGAGATATGTCATAGAAATAGGTTTATAGTAATATCACTTGCCTCTGCAAATTAAAAAACTATGTTATTTGCCACGTAATATAAACTTCTCAATTTTGACAACGAAGAAGCAACATTCTTTTATACATTAATTATTGGAAAGAAAATATGTCCTATAATACAGTTTTCTAGATAATCACACGGTATAATATTATTCAAATTTGTGAGATAGTTGTTATATGATTTTATGTAAGTTAGTATTATAAAAGAGATGTAATTATATTTTTATATGCTTACAAAATCCAACCTAATTTTATTGTTTTCATCCCAAAATACAAGACCGTTCTAAAAACGATTCCTAAATTTTTGTTTATTTCAAAACAAAACAACATCCTAACTTTTTTTCCTAATTCTACGTAGTCACCATATCAAAAAAAAGGAATGCATTAACGCAATCATCAAATTATGTTTTAGAAACTTATAACCCACGTATTGTATCTTTAAAGATAGTATATTCTATTTTTTCCTTACTAATGTATTTGTTTTAAAAATTATCAATTTAAAATTTTATTGAGCATAATCAACTTTAAATCCGAATATTAATATTATAGTTTCATAAAACAAACATCAAAGAGAGGGAAACAAACACACTGTGACACACAATATTGGTTTGAAGAAAAGAGTTCGATTTATTTCATAAAAAGTTTATCAGCTAAAACTTAAAAGGTTATATAATGTACATGGATCTTATATAATTGTTCTATCAGTTTTGACCTTTCTGGAGCTAATTCAAAACAAGAATCGAATACATAAATGAAAACCATGATTCTATTTCTTCCACAAAGTTAAGGCTATGTGATTAAAAATTAAAATGGCAAAGACAGAAACAAGATATCAAAGGGATAAGTCAAACGATAATGAATTTATGAAATGTGAAACTTACCCAATGAAGGTCGCGGCTGGGTTGTTTGTTATTTGATTTGAATTCCTAAAGCATTTTCTTTGACTTGTCTTCGCTTTATTGCTTTCTTTTAAGGATGTTGATCTTTATGAGTGATAAACAAGATTTGAGACTGTGGAAGCACCGTAATGGTTAAGCTTTAAAAGCTTCTATACCAAGATCTATGTTTGAATCCTAGACTATGCAATTTTTTGCATATTGATATATTAGACAATTACGGAGACTACGGAAGAAAGATTTACGAGATGCTTTTTTTTTTATTTTGAACTAATGAGTTTGAGCTTTTCTTGGAAATCAATGGACAGAAGTCTTGTATATTTGGGCTGGTAACTTGACATTGTCGATTGTAGGCGATCCGGTCCATCTTGTAAACAAAATGCTTCGCCGGTCTTCTATTGGGCCTTTACACTGGTTTGATCTTGATTAACTTGAGTGATAGCTAGCTAACATTCTTTTATTTTTATTTTTTTGTACTTGTTTTGTCTGGTCATGGCTCCTTTGACGTGATGAAAAGTTCGACGTCTTGCAACTCAAGTTCGGTCAAGTCGGGTTCATCTTCTTGAAGCTGCTTGTTGGGACAAGGCTCGATATGTTCCAACTCTGGATTCGGCTTTGGTTCTTTAAACTTGATTTGGATGTCTTCATCAAAGGGTTGAGCATTTGACTGGTGGGTCACCGCCTCAAGTGTAAGTCCTGAGCTAAAATGGATGAACTAGGATTCAAAGTGCCTTATCATTACGGGCCTACAAAACCCTACGGTCCAGGAACACCTAACTGTATGTGGAAACCCAAATGAGATTCTCTTTATTTGGATGAGAGGACAAAGTTAAGGGATATATACAAGGAGTGCATCATTCATTCATTTGGGTCTAGACTTATATAAAACCTCGACAGGGAAAGTAGAGAAGTATCTGCTGAGGAATAGGGATAATGAAATGGGAAGCTTGTGATCTACGTCATTAAAGAAACATAAATACTTGTATATCACGGCATGCAAATGAAGAAACAAATCAGCTATGGATATGGAAGTGCTATAATTAGATTTCTTACTCGGAAATGCCAACCATTTTGTACCTCTGAAAGATTGTAATTTTATAGGACATTAAAAGAGAGAAGGCAATAGAATATTCTACCGTGTCTGAAACGAGTCCAATTCGTAGGAAGCTTTCAAAGACAATCCTAATTATCTGTTTATTTTTTTAATCTCTTTCTTCTTTCTTCTTTTTCAGTTTTTCCATTATAAAAACTTCATCGTGGGTCAGAACCTCTAAACAAAATCATCAACTCGTCTAAGAAGAAGAAGAAAAGGTTTTATATATTTTTCCAAGAGATTAAAGATTGTTAACTTTCTCGAACCAAAATGGCATCAAACGACGCTGGAAGGCCGTTGCCAAAATTTGGGGAATGGGATGTGAATGATCCGGCGACGGCGGACGGATACACGGTGATATTCAGCAAAGCCGGTGAAGATAAAAAGACGGGACGGAGTTCG
The DNA window shown above is from Brassica oleracea var. oleracea cultivar TO1000 chromosome C3, BOL, whole genome shotgun sequence and carries:
- the LOC106333799 gene encoding RPM1-interacting protein 4-like, giving the protein MASNDAGRPLPKFGEWDVNDPATADGYTVIFSKAGEDKKTGRSSTKTNSQRKQDGDKPAVKKWLCFTFS